From a region of the Candidatus Cloacimonadaceae bacterium genome:
- a CDS encoding DUF4080 domain-containing protein has protein sequence MSLNHPKTKIVFIAVNSSWTQSSLALYYLRELIRDLPYSTKMIDFTLKDHQSDALARITKEKPDILCFSAYIWNRDFLEKLIPDLRKLLPESIFVFGGPEMPALAEKIQSGRFDRFIQGPGEAAFREQAELDFEGRGGFISRPNYPLRDIPFPYRTSDKTLLSGKLLYYESSRGCPFECVYCLSAEDKRLEARFDLRDPLDRKLLYKELDKLVSFEPKTIKFIDRSFNIHPMLAHAIWEYIIKLDCACDFHFEIYPDLLNENDLVLLEKAPPNRIRFEIGIQSTDDEINQVSHRRSNWKKSKAMLQKLLERTQIRVHADLMLGLPSQTKASVFKSIDELAPLFPHEIQLGMLKILPDTPMQAIANQRDYLWQEHPPYQVLKTDLLSFDEILSFESLARVINLYWNKGEFMPQWRNLIPKHKASKLFSALLKYHFQHDLPLHSMAKPKREIVFAEMLGQS, from the coding sequence ATGAGTTTGAATCACCCCAAAACCAAGATCGTCTTCATCGCCGTGAACAGTTCCTGGACGCAGAGCAGCCTGGCGCTGTATTATCTGCGGGAGTTGATCCGCGATCTTCCCTATAGCACGAAAATGATCGATTTTACCCTCAAAGATCATCAGTCGGACGCTTTGGCGAGGATTACCAAGGAAAAGCCCGATATCCTCTGTTTTTCGGCATATATCTGGAATCGGGACTTCCTGGAAAAGCTCATCCCGGATCTGAGAAAACTCCTCCCCGAAAGCATTTTCGTGTTCGGCGGACCTGAAATGCCGGCTCTCGCAGAGAAAATCCAAAGCGGACGCTTTGACAGATTCATTCAAGGTCCCGGCGAAGCGGCATTCAGAGAGCAGGCGGAACTCGATTTCGAAGGCAGAGGAGGATTCATATCCCGTCCAAATTATCCCCTCCGTGACATCCCTTTTCCCTACCGGACAAGCGACAAAACTCTTCTATCCGGCAAGCTGCTCTACTATGAATCTTCGCGCGGCTGCCCTTTTGAATGCGTCTATTGCCTTTCGGCGGAGGACAAACGCCTTGAAGCGCGCTTTGATCTTCGCGATCCCCTTGATCGTAAGCTGTTATACAAAGAACTGGACAAGCTCGTTAGTTTTGAGCCGAAAACCATCAAATTCATCGATCGTAGCTTCAACATCCATCCAATGCTCGCCCACGCGATCTGGGAATATATCATCAAGCTTGACTGCGCCTGCGATTTTCACTTTGAGATCTACCCCGACCTGCTCAACGAAAACGACCTTGTTCTACTTGAAAAAGCTCCCCCAAACCGCATCCGCTTCGAAATCGGAATCCAGAGCACAGACGACGAAATCAACCAAGTTAGCCACCGCAGATCAAACTGGAAGAAGAGCAAAGCCATGCTGCAAAAGCTGTTGGAACGCACTCAGATCCGCGTCCATGCCGATCTGATGCTGGGTTTGCCTTCTCAAACCAAGGCGTCGGTGTTCAAATCAATCGACGAACTCGCCCCCCTTTTCCCACACGAAATTCAGCTCGGCATGCTGAAAATCCTTCCCGATACTCCGATGCAAGCCATTGCAAATCAAAGGGATTATCTCTGGCAGGAACATCCGCCCTACCAAGTGCTAAAGACCGACCTGCTCAGTTTCGACGAGATCTTGAGCTTCGAATCCCTGGCGCGGGTGATCAATCTCTATTGGAACAAGGGAGAATTCATGCCTCAGTGGCGCAACCTGATCCCGAAACACAAGGCTTCGAAACTCTTTTCCGCCCTTTTGAAATACCACTTTCAGCATGATCTACCCCTGCACAGCATGGCAAAACCGAAACGGGAGATCGTCTTCGCCGAAATGCTCGGGCAGAGCTGA
- the nifJ gene encoding pyruvate:ferredoxin (flavodoxin) oxidoreductase, with translation MAKQTKATLDGNTAAAHVAYAFAEVAAIYPITPSSGMGELSDAWASEGKKNINGTTVDVIEMQSEAGAAGAVHGSLSAGALTTTFTASQGLMLMLPNMHKIAGEMLPTVFYVTARSLAAQSLSIFGDHSDVMSARNTGFALVACNSVQEVMDLGLVCQLATMKTSIPFLVFFDGFRTSHELQKVEVIDYETMAELDDGDLIEAFRQRALNPDNPRVKVGQQGPDVYFQGRETSNLHYSAAPGIIAETMEQVGATIGRGYKLFDYVGHPEAESVIVAMGSGCETIEETITYLNDKRGMKLGLVKVRVYRPFSGKHFIEALPESVKKIAVLDRTKEPGSLGEPLYLDVVGSLKSRSDIHIIGGRYGLASKEFTPPMVLSVYKHLANKGFHGFTVGIEDDLSHLSLDYSEFIDTVPDGTINCKFWGLGSDGTVGANKNSIKIIGDHTDLFVQGYFQYDSKKSGGITRSHLRFGKKPIHSQYLVCNEDFVACHNQAFIDRFDILGCIKEGGVFLLNSFWNRDETFGMLTREIQETIINKKLKFYNIDGLKIADEVGLGGRVNTVMQTAFFLISGVLERGEAISLIKESIEKTYGRKGDEIVQMNLNAVDKVNEALVEIDVPASLPAEYAPIKKLVPDDADDFSKKVIAPIMRELGDSIKVSEMPLDGYIPTGTARLEKRRVAPAAPHWIAENCIQCNQCSFVCPHAAIRSKLIKDEDLKGAPDTFKTLKAIGAEGYQYKIQAYIDDCQSCRVCVNECPKAALVMSPIEDERAIGEQANYEYFDALPNDVMANYKETNVKGSQFKQPLLEFSGACAGCGETPYIKLLTQLYGDRMIIANATGCSSIWGGTFPTIPYTKNKDGKGPAWANSLFEDNAEYGFGMRLAINSHRKLLKLAIEHLMDKAIDPTLKEAFGYALGHWTDVDAPAKENAAKIKALLPDAIGKACEGCAKLLRRVIELKDYLIEKSIWAVGGDGWAYDIGFGGLDHVLASNQNVNVFVLDTEVYSNTGGQASKATPLGSIARFAEAGKNTNKKDLGMMMMTYGYVYVASIAMGANKVQAMQAIQEAEAFPGPSIIIAYAPCINHGIDMSQAQKQQKRAVEAGYWLLYRYNPLNRLQNKNPLTLDSKEPTMKVQDYLALEKRYSGLELIFPERSKQFQASAEIFFKDRYLQYKKLADS, from the coding sequence ATGGCTAAACAGACAAAAGCCACATTGGACGGCAATACCGCTGCAGCGCATGTTGCCTATGCATTTGCCGAGGTGGCGGCGATCTATCCGATCACTCCATCCTCCGGCATGGGAGAGCTTTCCGACGCTTGGGCGTCCGAAGGCAAGAAGAATATCAACGGCACGACGGTCGATGTGATCGAAATGCAATCCGAAGCCGGAGCCGCCGGAGCAGTGCATGGATCCTTATCCGCTGGAGCACTGACCACCACTTTTACAGCCTCTCAGGGATTGATGCTGATGCTTCCAAACATGCACAAGATCGCTGGAGAGATGCTTCCCACAGTGTTTTACGTGACGGCGCGTTCGCTCGCCGCGCAATCTTTATCCATCTTTGGAGACCATTCGGATGTGATGAGCGCCCGCAACACAGGTTTTGCTTTGGTCGCTTGCAACAGCGTGCAGGAAGTGATGGACTTGGGCTTGGTCTGCCAGCTCGCCACGATGAAAACCTCGATCCCCTTCCTCGTATTTTTCGATGGTTTCAGAACCTCGCACGAGCTGCAAAAAGTGGAAGTGATCGATTATGAAACGATGGCGGAGCTGGACGATGGAGACCTGATCGAAGCCTTCCGTCAGCGCGCGCTCAATCCTGATAACCCACGCGTGAAGGTCGGTCAGCAGGGACCGGACGTCTATTTCCAAGGACGCGAGACCTCCAATCTGCACTATTCCGCCGCCCCTGGGATCATCGCAGAAACGATGGAACAGGTGGGTGCCACGATCGGACGCGGATACAAACTCTTTGATTATGTGGGACACCCCGAAGCGGAAAGCGTGATCGTTGCCATGGGCAGCGGCTGCGAAACGATCGAGGAAACCATCACTTATCTCAATGACAAGCGCGGCATGAAGCTGGGCTTGGTCAAAGTCCGCGTCTATCGTCCCTTCTCTGGGAAACACTTCATTGAAGCCTTGCCGGAAAGCGTGAAAAAGATCGCCGTGCTCGACCGCACCAAGGAACCCGGTTCTTTGGGCGAGCCTCTCTATCTGGACGTGGTCGGAAGCCTCAAAAGCAGAAGCGACATCCATATCATCGGCGGCAGATACGGTCTTGCCAGCAAGGAATTCACCCCCCCGATGGTTCTCTCGGTCTATAAGCATCTGGCAAACAAAGGTTTCCACGGTTTCACGGTAGGCATCGAGGACGACCTCTCTCATCTTTCGCTCGATTATAGCGAATTTATCGATACCGTCCCGGATGGAACCATCAACTGCAAATTCTGGGGCTTGGGCTCCGATGGCACCGTTGGTGCAAACAAAAACAGCATCAAGATCATCGGCGATCACACCGATCTCTTTGTTCAAGGCTATTTCCAATACGACAGCAAAAAGAGCGGAGGCATCACCCGCAGCCATCTGCGTTTCGGCAAAAAGCCGATCCACTCCCAATACCTGGTCTGCAACGAAGATTTTGTCGCCTGTCACAACCAAGCTTTCATCGACAGATTCGACATCCTCGGCTGCATCAAGGAAGGTGGTGTGTTTCTGCTCAATTCTTTCTGGAACAGAGATGAAACCTTTGGGATGCTCACCCGCGAGATACAGGAAACCATCATCAACAAAAAGCTCAAATTCTATAATATCGACGGGCTCAAGATCGCCGACGAAGTGGGACTCGGCGGACGCGTCAATACCGTTATGCAGACCGCTTTCTTCCTCATTTCCGGTGTTCTCGAACGTGGCGAAGCCATCTCCCTGATCAAGGAATCCATCGAAAAGACCTATGGCAGAAAAGGCGATGAGATCGTTCAAATGAACCTGAACGCTGTGGATAAAGTGAACGAAGCATTAGTCGAGATCGACGTCCCCGCCAGCCTTCCTGCTGAATATGCTCCGATCAAGAAACTCGTGCCGGACGATGCCGATGACTTCTCCAAAAAAGTGATCGCCCCCATCATGAGAGAGCTTGGAGACAGCATCAAGGTTTCCGAAATGCCGCTTGACGGATACATTCCCACGGGAACCGCGAGACTGGAAAAACGCCGCGTCGCACCGGCAGCCCCGCACTGGATTGCCGAAAACTGCATCCAATGCAATCAATGTTCTTTCGTCTGTCCTCATGCCGCGATCCGCTCCAAATTGATCAAAGATGAGGATCTCAAAGGCGCTCCCGATACATTCAAAACCCTCAAAGCCATTGGCGCTGAGGGATATCAATATAAGATACAAGCCTATATCGACGATTGCCAAAGCTGCCGCGTCTGCGTGAACGAATGCCCCAAAGCCGCATTGGTTATGAGCCCCATCGAAGATGAGAGAGCAATCGGCGAACAAGCCAATTATGAATACTTTGATGCTCTGCCCAATGACGTGATGGCAAATTACAAGGAAACCAACGTCAAGGGCAGCCAGTTCAAACAGCCTTTACTTGAGTTTTCAGGCGCCTGTGCAGGTTGCGGCGAAACGCCATATATCAAGCTGCTCACCCAGCTTTATGGCGACCGCATGATCATTGCCAACGCCACCGGCTGTTCTTCCATCTGGGGCGGAACCTTCCCCACCATTCCCTACACCAAAAACAAGGATGGCAAAGGGCCCGCCTGGGCAAACAGCCTCTTTGAAGACAATGCCGAATATGGTTTCGGTATGCGTCTGGCGATCAATTCCCACCGCAAGCTGCTCAAGCTTGCCATTGAGCATTTGATGGACAAAGCCATCGATCCCACTCTGAAAGAAGCCTTTGGCTATGCACTCGGACATTGGACAGATGTGGATGCCCCCGCCAAGGAAAACGCCGCAAAAATCAAAGCCCTGCTGCCCGACGCGATTGGAAAAGCCTGCGAAGGCTGCGCCAAGCTGCTGCGCCGCGTCATCGAACTGAAAGACTATCTGATCGAGAAATCGATCTGGGCAGTCGGTGGTGACGGATGGGCTTATGATATCGGCTTTGGCGGACTCGACCATGTGCTCGCATCAAACCAAAACGTAAACGTCTTCGTGCTGGATACCGAAGTGTATTCAAACACCGGCGGACAGGCTTCCAAAGCCACTCCGCTCGGCTCCATCGCCCGCTTTGCCGAAGCAGGAAAGAACACGAACAAGAAAGACCTCGGCATGATGATGATGACCTATGGCTACGTCTATGTCGCGTCCATCGCAATGGGCGCAAACAAGGTTCAGGCGATGCAGGCGATCCAGGAAGCGGAAGCATTTCCCGGTCCCTCCATCATCATCGCCTATGCCCCTTGCATCAACCACGGCATCGATATGTCCCAAGCGCAGAAACAACAAAAACGCGCGGTGGAAGCAGGCTACTGGCTGCTCTACCGCTATAATCCGCTAAACCGTCTGCAAAACAAGAATCCGCTCACTCTGGACAGCAAGGAACCCACCATGAAAGTGCAGGATTACCTTGCCCTCGAGAAACGCTATTCAGGTCTGGAACTGATCTTCCCGGAACGCTCAAAACAGTTTCAGGCAAGTGCCGAAATCTTCTTTAAGGATAGATACCTGCAGTATAAGAAACTGGCGGATAGCTAA
- a CDS encoding DUF899 family protein: MTEKDIKQQITDLEGEIIQKKTELYKLKRSVPRFEIQDYKLLRRDGKAVLISELFGDKQEMILVHNMGAACPYCTLWADGFIGIQKHLENRAAFVVSTPDPPSAMDAFASFRGWNFEVVSTSACTLKHDLGFQLEDGSYYPGVSTLFKDESGKIIHVAKAFFGPGDDFCALWYFFDLLHIEDPDWEPKFKY; the protein is encoded by the coding sequence ATGACCGAAAAAGACATCAAACAACAAATCACCGATCTCGAAGGCGAGATCATCCAAAAAAAGACGGAACTATACAAACTCAAACGCTCCGTCCCGCGCTTTGAAATCCAGGACTACAAACTCCTGCGCCGCGATGGCAAAGCAGTGCTCATTTCCGAACTTTTCGGAGACAAACAGGAGATGATCCTCGTGCACAACATGGGCGCCGCCTGTCCCTATTGCACGCTCTGGGCGGATGGATTCATCGGCATCCAAAAACATCTTGAAAACCGCGCCGCCTTTGTGGTTTCCACTCCCGATCCGCCATCGGCGATGGATGCTTTCGCAAGCTTTAGAGGATGGAACTTTGAAGTTGTCTCCACTTCCGCCTGCACGCTGAAGCACGATCTCGGTTTTCAGCTTGAGGACGGCAGTTATTATCCGGGAGTATCGACCCTCTTCAAAGACGAATCCGGCAAGATTATCCATGTGGCAAAAGCTTTCTTCGGTCCCGGAGACGACTTTTGCGCACTCTGGTATTTCTTTGACCTGCTCCATATCGAAGACCCCGACTGGGAACCGAAATTCAAGTATTAA
- a CDS encoding DUF4476 domain-containing protein, translating into MQKLMLIAIALFGIGLLFAQGFTISTPEGNISMNITGVQADGKTNSGTLIDNIVARLEQLQKEHHVKLNKVDQIRAKKLVDEIYELLALLPMDANVSVTSAPTAQPSSQPNISINITSPPADTKPAPTVKPSTEKPKHEAITTPGRKLMPDKDFNDLMARINKESFADNKLRVLNTAAKNSRFNVSQIVRLIGAFTFAEDKLNALSVAYPECQDPHNNYKILEAFTFASDKEDAEEIINSY; encoded by the coding sequence ATGCAGAAACTCATGCTTATCGCCATTGCCCTTTTCGGCATAGGATTGCTTTTTGCCCAAGGCTTCACGATTTCCACCCCGGAAGGAAATATTTCCATGAACATCACCGGAGTCCAGGCAGACGGAAAAACCAATTCAGGAACCCTGATCGACAACATCGTCGCCCGTCTTGAACAACTCCAAAAAGAACATCATGTCAAATTGAACAAGGTGGATCAGATCCGCGCCAAGAAACTCGTGGACGAGATTTATGAGCTATTGGCGCTGTTGCCAATGGACGCAAACGTCTCTGTGACATCCGCTCCCACCGCTCAACCGAGCTCACAGCCCAATATCAGTATCAACATCACTTCCCCTCCAGCGGATACAAAACCAGCCCCGACAGTGAAACCGTCCACCGAAAAACCCAAGCATGAAGCAATCACTACGCCGGGACGCAAACTCATGCCGGACAAAGATTTTAACGATCTGATGGCACGAATCAACAAAGAAAGCTTTGCGGACAACAAATTGCGCGTGCTGAATACTGCCGCCAAAAACAGCAGATTCAACGTCAGCCAGATCGTTCGCTTGATCGGAGCTTTCACCTTTGCAGAAGACAAACTCAACGCTTTGAGCGTGGCTTATCCGGAATGCCAGGATCCGCACAACAATTATAAGATACTGGAAGCCTTCACTTTCGCATCCGACAAGGAAGACGCGGAAGAGATCATCAACTCATACTGA